One window of Chamaesiphon minutus PCC 6605 genomic DNA carries:
- a CDS encoding LysR family transcriptional regulator yields MEVYQIRVFLEVARHLSFTEAADVLNLTQPAVSAKIKSLETELGTPLFHRLGRKIQLTSVGEFLLKHGPKLIEVENDLLQEIERIGKGKSGTLKIGCTADIGNGWLPAKLFAYRQKYPNLQTQCHIFDSPELLYRSMTNNEIDLGCSDLSFADVAEISSIAIAPIHYALFVSPSHPLVTKKWVSLNDLKQHRWAISSPESPSRQVLEARLAEIGLSWADFPHVETVDTTSLMRVYLTQGAYLGFASNFEFQLDCQTGNLVAISLQEFALSGNIFLLTPKGIGDVHNLHHHKSPKSLRGAADLTPAQKFIELLQSDRKSSAPSKDRPIQMRSPSFALRSSSHHRPETITLSIGIQNGTIPAVTAGLIVQRLQLLSHFLPQDGRYSGTKFQIEWQDFATGAPIVTGLDSGKLNIGILGDYPLLLSALPDPDSDRYNTRLVSFVSSNPDGSGNAFIVPHQSKVETIADLRGQTIAVPLRSSAHGMVMRSLQAAHLLDEVDLISLDSIQAVKGFNFPLHLADSYAHFAPFHDVACRQGKFRHLIDDNLDRLPSFYGVVVNHDLADRYPEVVVAYLQALKAAQYWYHHTPSAPAQVAQWTRLELDLVTEILTGAYQSTPTARFFSETVIRPDWIALHIDRLSKIPNNQNLTQIDLERWIQPEFLHQT; encoded by the coding sequence ATGGAAGTTTATCAGATTCGGGTCTTTTTGGAAGTAGCTCGCCACTTGAGTTTTACGGAAGCTGCTGATGTGCTCAATCTCACCCAGCCAGCAGTTAGTGCCAAAATTAAATCGTTAGAGACAGAGCTGGGGACTCCATTATTTCACCGACTAGGCCGCAAAATTCAATTAACAAGCGTGGGAGAATTTTTGCTCAAACATGGACCCAAATTAATTGAAGTTGAGAACGATCTATTGCAAGAAATAGAGCGGATTGGCAAAGGTAAATCTGGTACACTTAAAATTGGCTGTACTGCCGATATCGGCAATGGTTGGTTGCCCGCAAAATTATTTGCCTATCGCCAAAAATACCCAAATTTACAAACCCAGTGTCATATTTTTGATTCGCCCGAATTGTTATATCGGAGCATGACAAATAACGAGATCGATCTGGGCTGCTCCGATCTGAGTTTTGCCGATGTTGCCGAAATTTCATCGATCGCGATCGCACCGATTCACTATGCGCTGTTTGTTTCCCCCAGTCATCCCCTCGTCACCAAAAAGTGGGTGAGTCTGAACGATCTAAAACAGCATCGTTGGGCGATCTCCAGTCCAGAATCCCCTAGTCGCCAAGTATTGGAGGCTCGCTTAGCCGAAATTGGTCTTTCTTGGGCAGACTTTCCCCATGTGGAAACGGTGGATACCACGAGCCTGATGCGCGTCTATCTCACTCAAGGTGCCTATTTAGGCTTTGCTTCTAATTTTGAATTTCAGTTGGATTGTCAAACTGGCAACTTGGTAGCGATTTCGCTCCAGGAATTTGCTTTATCAGGCAATATATTTTTGCTGACCCCCAAGGGCATTGGTGATGTCCATAATTTACACCACCATAAGTCACCTAAATCATTGCGGGGAGCAGCCGACTTAACACCCGCTCAGAAATTCATAGAATTGTTACAAAGCGATCGAAAATCCTCCGCTCCATCGAAAGATCGGCCAATCCAGATGCGATCGCCCAGCTTTGCCCTGCGATCGAGTAGTCACCACCGTCCAGAAACAATTACCCTCTCGATTGGGATTCAAAATGGCACAATCCCAGCCGTCACCGCCGGGTTGATCGTCCAACGCTTGCAGCTACTATCGCATTTTTTACCGCAAGACGGTCGTTACAGCGGTACCAAATTTCAGATTGAATGGCAGGATTTTGCTACGGGCGCACCAATTGTGACTGGGCTGGATTCAGGGAAGTTAAATATTGGGATCTTAGGCGACTATCCACTCCTGCTCAGTGCTTTACCCGATCCCGATTCAGATCGATACAACACTCGTCTAGTTAGTTTTGTTTCTAGTAATCCCGATGGTTCTGGCAATGCCTTCATCGTTCCCCACCAATCAAAAGTGGAAACGATCGCCGATCTACGCGGGCAAACGATCGCCGTACCGTTGAGATCTTCCGCCCATGGAATGGTAATGCGATCGCTACAAGCAGCCCACCTGCTAGATGAGGTGGACTTGATTTCCCTCGATAGCATCCAAGCCGTCAAAGGCTTTAACTTTCCCCTGCATTTAGCCGATAGCTATGCGCATTTTGCCCCGTTTCACGATGTGGCTTGCCGTCAGGGTAAATTTCGTCATCTCATCGATGACAATCTCGATCGCCTCCCTTCATTTTATGGCGTGGTGGTTAATCACGATTTAGCCGATCGCTATCCAGAAGTTGTCGTTGCCTATCTCCAAGCTCTCAAAGCGGCTCAATATTGGTATCACCATACCCCATCTGCTCCCGCTCAGGTGGCGCAATGGACGCGGTTGGAACTAGATTTAGTGACAGAAATCCTCACTGGTGCCTACCAATCAACCCCAACCGCCCGCTTCTTTTCCGAAACCGTCATTCGTCCAGACTGGATCGCACTCCATATCGATCGACTGAGCAAGATTCCCAATAACCAAAATTTAACGCAGATCGATCTCGAACGCTGGATTCAGCCGGAATTTCTCCACCAGACTTAG